The window AGAAGTTGTTGCTGATCGAGTTCGCCAGTCAGACATTCAGGTGCTAGTTGGCAACGCTTGCAGGCTTGTGCTGCGATAGGGTCATAAACGAGGCCATCATCGGCAAGACTTTCGCGACTGCGAAACCAAAGATGTTGGACAAGGTTGGTCGGAACTTGAAATTCTTGATGTGCAGACCCTCGATCAGAAGAAGCCTTTTGATCAGAGGAGCGCAGCTTAGGAACAAGCGGCTTCATTTGAGGTTTGGTTGGGTTTGGCATCATCATCTTCCTTGTATCTCGACAAAGAAGATGATAATGAATATCAATTACAATAACAAGTTATTGAGAGCAAATATCAATAAGCTGTTTGCACTGACTACATCCAGTCCGTGTTACGAATAATACCAACCGCAAGTCCTTCAATAGACAAGTGTTGAGATTCCAGATCGACATGGATAGGAGAAAACTCTTCATTTTCAGCGTGTAACAGCACTGTTGAACCTTTACGTTCTAGGCGTTTCACCGTTACATCATCATCGACGCGAGCCACGACAACTTGTCCATCACGCACGTCTTGTGTTTTATGCACGGCCAGTAAATCGCCATCCATAATACCGATGTCTTTCATACTTTCGCCATTTACGCGAAGTAAGAAGTCAGCTTGTGGCTTAAACATACCTGGGTCAACTTGGTAATGCATTTCTACATGCTCTTGAGCCAAAATAGGCTCGCCAGCGGCAACCTGACCGATTAATGGTAAACCTTGCTCTTCGTTCGCTGCATCTTCAAGCAAAATACGAATACCGCGAGACGCACCCGGGATAATCTCAATCGCTTCTTTACGAGCAAGAGCTTTCAAATGTTCTTCTGCAGCATTTGCAGAGCGGAAGCCAAGTTCACGTGCGATTTCTGCACGAGTCGGTGGCATACCGCAATCTTCGATCTTACTTTTGATAAGGTCAAAAACTTGTTGCTGGCGGGGCGTTAACGGCTTCATGATTCACCTGTCTTTTTATACAGTTGACTGTGAGTATATCCAGTAACTGAACAAAAGCAAAGCAATTGGTTGTTTTTAGTTCATTTTTAGCGAATTACAAAAACAAGATCTCTAACCACACGTAACCAGCTAATACTAAACAGATAAAAACGGCAGCTGAGCCAACATCTTTCGCCATCCCAGAAAGCTCATGATGTTCGCTACCGATTCGATCAACGACCGCTTCAATCGCGGTATTGATCAACTCGACAACCATCACCAACACGACTGCTGAAATCATCAAGATTCGCTCAACTTGGTTTACATCTAAGTAGAACGCCAACGGAATAAGCACTGCGGCCATGAAGACTTCTTGTCGAAATGCAGCCTCGTTTTTAAACGAGCTTGTGATGCCTTGCCATGAAAAGCCCGCCGCTTTGACGATACGTTTGAATCCGGTGTTTGATTTTTTGGTCATTTTTAACCCTATACTCAATCAGTCGATGAATGATTTTCCACAAACTTAACGGCAATATGACTATTTCCATTAAAAGGTTAGACCAGTTTCTGGTATTCTTGCATCGATTAAATTTACGCCTAGGCTTATCCCTATTTCACTCATAGGATTTATCCTTTCATTATAGAAATAGAGATACGCTTGAGCACATTGAAATAACTATTGAGGCAGTGAACCTATATGTCTTCTGGACAATCTTTTTCACGTTCATTAATGAAGCTACCTTTATCCCTATTGGTAAAGAGCACATCAATCCCTTCAAACCCTGTAGAGGATTTGAACATTGATTTGAGCAAACCGATTGTATACGCCTTACCGTTTCGCTCAAGTGTAGACATTCTTACATTGCAAAAACATGCACTTGAACTAGGGTTGCCTGATCCGTTGAGCAAACTTGAAATCAATGGCAAATCACTGCAACGCTACGTTTTTATCTCTTCTCGCAAAACTCTTCTGCAAGACGATGATTATGTACCAAGCTCATCAATTGAAGTCTTTTCTGAACTGCTTTCACTGCATGCTGAAGACTCTGAGCTCGACGTTCAAGTTATCCCAGCAACCGTTCTGTGGGGGCGTAAGCCTGGTAAAGAGAATAACCAGAAGCCTTACCTACAAGCAATGAACGGCCTAGAGAAATCGAAAGCTGTATTGCTAGCAGGTCGTGACTGTCTGGTTCGCTTTAGCCCAGTGGTATCTCTACGATACATGGCTAACTCACACGGCACCGACAGCACCATCGCGCATAAACTGGCGCGCGTGGCACGCATTCACTTCTCTCGTCAAAAGCTTGCGGCATCGGGCCCTAACCTACCAAGCCGCCAAGCTCTGTTCGACCGCCTGCTAAAGTCAGAAGCAATCAAAAAGGCGATAGAAGATGAAGCTGAATCAAAAAATATTTCCATAGAGAAAGCGAGCAAAGAAGCTCAAGATATCATGGACGAGATTGCTGCGAACTTCTCTTACTCGCTAATCAAACGTGGTGAGAAGATTCTTGGTTGGTTGTGGAATAAGTTGTACCAAGGCCTGCACATCAGCAACGCTTCAACCGTTCGTAAGCTGGCTCAGGATGGTCACGAGATCGTCTATGTACCTTGTCACCGCAGCCACATGGATTACTTGCTTCTTTCTTATGTGCTTTATCATGAAGGCATGGTGCCTCCGCACATCGCAGCAGGTATCAACCTGAACTTCTTCCCTGCCGGTCCTATTTTCCGTCACGGCGGTGCGTTCTTTATTCGTCGTAGCTTCAAAGGCAACAAGTTGTACTCGACTATTTTCCGCGAATACCTAGCGGAATTATTCGCTAAAGGTTACTCGGTAGAATACTTCAGTGAAGGTGGTCGCTCTCGTACAGGTCGTCTATTGCAGGCGAAAACCGGCATGCTAGCGATGACAATCCAAGCAATGCTGCGCGGCATGAATCGTCCGGTGACTTTGGTTCCTGTATACATCGGCTATGAGCACGTAATGGAAGTCGCGACCTACGCGAAAGAACTTCGAGGTAAGCGTAAAGAGAAAGAAAACGCGAGCCTAGTGATTCGTACAATTCGTAAGCTGCGTAACTTTGGTAAAGGCTACGTGAACTTCGGTGAGCCAATTCAGCTTAACCAATATCTGAACGAACATGCACCTGAGTGGACTAAAGATATCGACCCAATGGGAACCAGCAAACCACAATGGATGAACCCGGTGGTTAATGACTTGGCAACCAAAATGATGACGCACATTAACGATGCGGCAGCGACCAATGCCCTGACTCTTTGTGCAACGGCGCTATTGGCTTCAAGACAGCGTGCATTGTCTCGTGACTCTTTGGTTTCTCAGATCAACTGCTACCTGTCTTTATTAAAGAACGTACCTTACTCTGATACGTTCACCATGCCACAAGACAACGCTGAAGATCTGGTAAAACATGCTGAATCACTGAATAAGTTCTTGATTGAATCAGACTCAATGGGTGACATTATCTCGCTAGACCGCCACCAGTCTATTTTGATGACCTACTACCGTAATAACATCATTCACTTGTTTGCATTACCGTCGTTAATCGCTCAGATGACCATTCGTCAACACGGTTTATCGATCGACGCTATTCAAGAGAACGTTGCTGCCATCTACCCATTCTTAAAAAAAGAGTTGTTCTTAAGCTACGACGAAGATCAGCTTGAAAGCGTGGTGGCGAACATCATTGATGAACTTGTTAGCCAAGGTATGCTTGTTGTGTCTGACAACCAAGTAAGTATCAATCAGTCGAACAGCCAAGCTCTGATGCTACTAGGCCGAACGATCTCAGAAACGCTCCAGCGCTACTCGATTGCTCTGAACCTATTGGCAGAGAATCCTGATCTAGATAAGTCAGACCTTGAGCAGAAGAGCCAAGACATCGCACAGCGACTTGGTCGCCTACAAGGCATCAACGCACCAGAGTTCTTCGATAAAGGCGTGTTTGCGTCGATGTTCGCAACTCTGAAACAGCAGCAATATCTGGATAACGATGGTAACTGTGATTTAGAAAAGACTCAGCAATTCGCTAAACTTCTCTACTCAATGCTTTACCCTGAAGTACGTTTGACGATTCAAGAGAGTATCCACCAAGCAGAATAATCTCTTGGTTAACATTCACTTTAATCACTAGACTGAACACGATCAAAAAAGGCACCCAATGGGTGCCTTTTTCTTTAACGTTCGTTTACTTGTAAAGCTGATGCTTACCAGAAGGTAATGAATAAGCCTACAGTCACCGCCATTCCAACATAGTTATTGTTCAGGAAGGCTTGGAAGCAAAGGTCTCGATCGCGGTGACGCATCAGATGCTGTTGATACACGAACAAGCTTCCCGAAACTAATAGTGCCCAATAGAAAGTATCACCGAGTTGGTAGTGCATGCCCAATGCAATCAACATCGCCAGTGTAACTAACTGCAGCGCGCCAACAATAAGCTTATCAAAACGACCAAACAGAATAGCCGTCGACTTGATGCCAATCTTCAAGTCATCATCTCGGTCAACCATCGCATATTGCGTGTCGTAGGCTATCGTCCACAACGCATTAATCACGAAGATAAACCACACAATGCTTGGCAGTTCATTGGTTTGCGCCGCCCAAGCCATTGGTATTGCCCAACTGAAAGCCAATCCGAGAAACAACTGTGGAAGGTGTGTAAAGCGCTTCATGAAAGGATAAATGAACGCTAGGCCAACCCCAATAAAAGAGAGCTTAATGGTCAGCGGGTTCATGGTGAGTACCAACAAAAAAGAAACCACAGCCAACACTAGAAAGAGCACAATGGCTTCCTTACTGGAAACCAAACCTGAAGGTAATGGACGTTGCTTGGTGCGTTTGACATGACCATCAACTTTACGGTCAGCAAAATCATTAATCACACAGCCAGCCGATCGCATTAACACTACACCGAGTATGAAAACAACCAAGACATCAAAATCAGGCATGCCTTTCGCAGCAATAATCAGCGACCACAAGGTCGGCCAAAGGAGTAACAGAGTACCAATCGGGCGATTCATTCGCGTCAATTGCCAGTACGCCTTCGCTTTGATGGCAAGCATTTACACACTCTCCTTAGAGTAAATGGGGGATGTTGGTAAAAAAAGTTCGGCCACAAGCATAGGTTTATGATTCATCCATAATCGAGAACGACGCGCGAGTAATCGCTCATCACCAGCGATAACCCAACCGACTTGTAGCGCATCTCGCTCCACATTCTCAGCACTGAAAACAGTTAATCCAAGCGGGACATCCCCTTGCTGAGAAAGGTCAGAGTGCTGATGGTCTTCTAGGGTAATTCGAGGTATTAAGGTTCGACCTAACACCCACGGCTCATCATCACCCTTTAAAATCACTTTACGCAGTAAGCAATCATGTGATGATAAAAGATGTTCTTCGTCCTGTTGCAGAATTGATCGTTCCACAACTTGATTATGAAGCAACTCAACAGACAGGTGCTTGCAGCACTTGCCCAACTTACGGGAAAGCGATCCTTGTTCCATAAGCCACTCTTTGGTGGTTTCATTAGGAAAATTAAATTTTTCTGTGCTTTGCCAATCTACATTCATTAATGAATTTAGATACAATGATATTGACTGATTCATACTAGTATTCAATAGGTGACTTTACACGTACAATAAAGCTTCAACTTTCGAATAAAATTAAAGCGTCCTTCGAATTGTAAACGTATTTAGATTTAGACCGCTCATTGTAACAAGACTAATGCGTTTCGAATATCGCGAATAAACTAAAGAAAAGTCTCAAATATGCACAAACGTTATGTAGCCCAACTATTTATTGCGATTAATCTACTGTTTTCAGCATCAAGTTTCGCAGAAGAAGAATCGACACCCAAACTAGCCTACTTCACGCTAGAGCCCGATCTCACCACCAATTTT is drawn from Vibrio sp. SNU_ST1 and contains these coding sequences:
- the lexA gene encoding transcriptional repressor LexA — protein: MKPLTPRQQQVFDLIKSKIEDCGMPPTRAEIARELGFRSANAAEEHLKALARKEAIEIIPGASRGIRILLEDAANEEQGLPLIGQVAAGEPILAQEHVEMHYQVDPGMFKPQADFLLRVNGESMKDIGIMDGDLLAVHKTQDVRDGQVVVARVDDDVTVKRLERKGSTVLLHAENEEFSPIHVDLESQHLSIEGLAVGIIRNTDWM
- a CDS encoding diacylglycerol kinase, producing MTKKSNTGFKRIVKAAGFSWQGITSSFKNEAAFRQEVFMAAVLIPLAFYLDVNQVERILMISAVVLVMVVELINTAIEAVVDRIGSEHHELSGMAKDVGSAAVFICLVLAGYVWLEILFL
- a CDS encoding chorismate lyase → MNQSISLYLNSLMNVDWQSTEKFNFPNETTKEWLMEQGSLSRKLGKCCKHLSVELLHNQVVERSILQQDEEHLLSSHDCLLRKVILKGDDEPWVLGRTLIPRITLEDHQHSDLSQQGDVPLGLTVFSAENVERDALQVGWVIAGDERLLARRSRLWMNHKPMLVAELFLPTSPIYSKESV
- the plsB gene encoding glycerol-3-phosphate 1-O-acyltransferase PlsB — its product is MSSGQSFSRSLMKLPLSLLVKSTSIPSNPVEDLNIDLSKPIVYALPFRSSVDILTLQKHALELGLPDPLSKLEINGKSLQRYVFISSRKTLLQDDDYVPSSSIEVFSELLSLHAEDSELDVQVIPATVLWGRKPGKENNQKPYLQAMNGLEKSKAVLLAGRDCLVRFSPVVSLRYMANSHGTDSTIAHKLARVARIHFSRQKLAASGPNLPSRQALFDRLLKSEAIKKAIEDEAESKNISIEKASKEAQDIMDEIAANFSYSLIKRGEKILGWLWNKLYQGLHISNASTVRKLAQDGHEIVYVPCHRSHMDYLLLSYVLYHEGMVPPHIAAGINLNFFPAGPIFRHGGAFFIRRSFKGNKLYSTIFREYLAELFAKGYSVEYFSEGGRSRTGRLLQAKTGMLAMTIQAMLRGMNRPVTLVPVYIGYEHVMEVATYAKELRGKRKEKENASLVIRTIRKLRNFGKGYVNFGEPIQLNQYLNEHAPEWTKDIDPMGTSKPQWMNPVVNDLATKMMTHINDAAATNALTLCATALLASRQRALSRDSLVSQINCYLSLLKNVPYSDTFTMPQDNAEDLVKHAESLNKFLIESDSMGDIISLDRHQSILMTYYRNNIIHLFALPSLIAQMTIRQHGLSIDAIQENVAAIYPFLKKELFLSYDEDQLESVVANIIDELVSQGMLVVSDNQVSINQSNSQALMLLGRTISETLQRYSIALNLLAENPDLDKSDLEQKSQDIAQRLGRLQGINAPEFFDKGVFASMFATLKQQQYLDNDGNCDLEKTQQFAKLLYSMLYPEVRLTIQESIHQAE
- the ubiA gene encoding 4-hydroxybenzoate octaprenyltransferase translates to MLAIKAKAYWQLTRMNRPIGTLLLLWPTLWSLIIAAKGMPDFDVLVVFILGVVLMRSAGCVINDFADRKVDGHVKRTKQRPLPSGLVSSKEAIVLFLVLAVVSFLLVLTMNPLTIKLSFIGVGLAFIYPFMKRFTHLPQLFLGLAFSWAIPMAWAAQTNELPSIVWFIFVINALWTIAYDTQYAMVDRDDDLKIGIKSTAILFGRFDKLIVGALQLVTLAMLIALGMHYQLGDTFYWALLVSGSLFVYQQHLMRHRDRDLCFQAFLNNNYVGMAVTVGLFITFW